In the Streptomyces formicae genome, one interval contains:
- a CDS encoding NADP-dependent oxidoreductase — MPKAYVFTEHGGPEVETFLDLPRPEPGPGQLLVAVRAAGVNPVDWKLRAGKRRPGQGPLTGPEVLGSEVAGVVERVGPGVEGFAVGDPVFGNPVTGGYARYTLVPAAIAAHKPDTLSFTDAATLPVAAATAYDGLRQLDLPPGSTLLITGAGGGVGVAATQIAVHFGLRVVGTASAGKKEFVESLGAVHVARGPQLAERIRESAPGHRVDAILDLVGGPDLAEVAGLLADRGKLITAAAKEAVAELGGAPVARARTAEVLDQVALLAVAGVLRPHVTATYPLERADEALRAVEDGHAQGKIVIEVTA, encoded by the coding sequence ATGCCCAAGGCGTACGTATTCACCGAGCACGGCGGTCCCGAGGTGGAGACCTTCCTCGACCTGCCGCGACCGGAGCCGGGGCCGGGGCAGCTGCTCGTCGCGGTGCGCGCGGCGGGCGTCAACCCGGTCGACTGGAAGCTGCGCGCGGGCAAGCGGCGGCCCGGACAGGGGCCGCTGACCGGCCCCGAGGTCCTGGGCAGCGAGGTCGCGGGCGTCGTGGAGCGGGTCGGTCCCGGCGTCGAGGGGTTCGCCGTCGGCGACCCCGTGTTCGGCAACCCGGTCACGGGCGGATACGCCCGGTACACGCTGGTACCCGCGGCCATCGCCGCGCACAAGCCGGACACCCTCTCGTTCACGGACGCGGCCACGCTGCCGGTCGCGGCGGCCACCGCGTACGACGGACTGCGGCAGCTCGACCTCCCGCCGGGGTCGACGCTCCTGATCACCGGCGCAGGGGGCGGTGTCGGGGTGGCCGCGACGCAGATAGCCGTGCACTTCGGGCTGCGCGTGGTGGGTACGGCGAGCGCGGGCAAGAAGGAGTTCGTCGAATCGCTCGGCGCGGTCCACGTGGCGCGCGGGCCCCAACTTGCCGAGCGTATAAGGGAGTCGGCGCCCGGCCACCGCGTCGACGCGATCCTCGACCTGGTCGGAGGGCCCGACCTCGCGGAGGTCGCGGGGCTGCTCGCCGACCGGGGGAAGCTGATCACCGCGGCCGCCAAGGAGGCCGTCGCCGAACTCGGCGGCGCCCCGGTCGCCAGGGCCCGCACCGCCGAGGTCCTCGACCAGGTCGCGCTGCTCGCCGTGGCGGGCGTGCTGCGCCCGCACGTGACGGCGACGTACCCCCTGGAGCGCGCGGACGAGGCGCTGCGCGCCGTCGAGGACGGCCACGCACAGGGCAAGATCGTGATCGAGGTGACCGCGTGA
- a CDS encoding DinB family protein yields MSAPQRRITFFTDDAADTRFKGPSTGDERTLLTDQLSIQRATLELKCAGLTKELGERSAAPSTLSLLGLVRHVTDMERRWFRLCLAGLDEQPLYATPDNADNDIDGAAADPGPETVAAAWAAWRAEVEFAERFVAEAPHFDIEGHNPWRGTVSLRWVLIHVIQEYARHNGHADLLRERIDGAVGL; encoded by the coding sequence ATGAGCGCACCCCAGAGACGCATCACGTTCTTCACCGACGACGCGGCGGACACCCGCTTCAAGGGACCGAGCACCGGGGACGAACGCACCCTGCTCACCGACCAGTTGTCCATCCAGCGGGCCACGCTCGAGCTGAAGTGCGCGGGCCTCACGAAGGAGCTGGGCGAGCGGTCCGCCGCGCCGTCCACCCTCTCCCTGCTCGGCCTGGTCCGGCACGTGACCGACATGGAACGCCGCTGGTTCCGGCTCTGTCTGGCCGGGCTCGACGAGCAGCCGCTCTACGCGACGCCGGACAACGCCGACAACGACATCGACGGGGCGGCGGCCGACCCGGGCCCCGAGACGGTCGCGGCGGCCTGGGCGGCCTGGCGCGCCGAGGTCGAGTTCGCCGAACGCTTCGTGGCCGAGGCGCCCCACTTCGACATCGAGGGCCACAACCCCTGGCGCGGCACGGTGTCGCTGCGCTGGGTGCTCATCCACGTGATCCAGGAGTACGCCCGCCACAACGGCCACGCCGATCTGCTCCGTGAGCGGATCGACGGGGCGGTGGGCCTGTGA
- a CDS encoding beta-glucosidase family protein, giving the protein MPATTRRELLKQLGGTAAAFAFVAAAGPLATAAPAAAAPATLAGSPATRSATAGPRVRKLLARLTLDEKISLVHGAADPRRLGQAGYLPGVARLGIPELRLTDGPAGVNVASSATGLPPVSTLGASFHPELARAYGAVMGREGRTLGQDVLLAPQIELSRTPFFSRNKDQSGEDPYLNGLIGAAQVEGVQAQGMLAQAKHFLANNQRLHEFDREQPENSYDFVVDERTLHELYLPAFEAVVRAGCASVMSAYNHLNGPWNSENHTVLTDILRGELGFEGFVTSDWGATHSTAALQAGLDMQMWDGSHFGEPLKKAITDGSLPVAALDTAVSRILGRYDAFGMLDGSRVPARERIDVEAGARLAREVAVQGAVLLANDGGLPLSRAALRDLAPIGPTAGQVAVSVSGERAYGFEDRMVSPLDALRRTSGRKIAYEVGVDLTGTAVPASVFPGGLTRKGGGTDETIDFTGDDALPVGTAAEWTGTLVPPATGEYALNIQGWGAAVSLSLDGEELATASGVRDAFTRKWSSIVPTTDGLDNGRAAPVKLTAGRSYALVVKATGWDETVVERVPVQVRFAWVTPERRAARIAAAARLARRVHTPVVFAYNGEGGALGGSGDLTTLALPAHQDELIAAVAAANRRTVVVLNTGGPVTMPWRRDVRAVLHAGYVGQEGGWSTADLLLGRANPGGKSIVTWPKKESDHPTLDPAHPERYYGVEGTVTYSEGVFTGYRGFDKAGTEPLFPFGHGLSYTEFGYSGLSVRRAGPEYEVSFTVTNRGHREGAEVPQVYVGPPRHAGVELPLKTLAAFERVELRPGRSRRVTLRVAERQLSYWDTGRGRWVRPAGRRAVYVGASSRDIRLTGTLH; this is encoded by the coding sequence ATGCCCGCCACCACTCGCCGTGAACTTCTGAAGCAACTGGGCGGCACCGCGGCCGCCTTCGCCTTCGTCGCCGCCGCGGGCCCGCTCGCCACGGCCGCACCCGCCGCAGCGGCCCCCGCGACCCTCGCGGGGAGCCCCGCGACCCGCTCCGCGACAGCCGGACCCCGCGTCCGGAAGCTGCTCGCCCGCCTCACCCTCGACGAGAAGATCAGCCTCGTGCACGGCGCAGCCGACCCGCGCAGACTGGGCCAGGCCGGCTACCTCCCGGGCGTCGCCCGGCTCGGCATCCCCGAGCTGCGCCTGACCGACGGCCCGGCGGGCGTGAACGTCGCCAGCTCCGCGACCGGACTCCCGCCCGTCTCCACGCTCGGCGCCTCCTTCCATCCCGAACTCGCCCGCGCGTACGGCGCGGTGATGGGCCGCGAGGGCCGCACCCTCGGCCAGGACGTGCTGCTCGCCCCGCAGATCGAGCTCTCCCGCACCCCGTTCTTCAGCCGCAACAAGGACCAGTCGGGCGAGGACCCGTACCTGAACGGGCTCATCGGCGCCGCGCAGGTCGAGGGCGTCCAGGCGCAGGGCATGCTCGCCCAGGCCAAGCACTTCCTCGCCAACAACCAGCGCCTGCACGAGTTCGACCGCGAACAGCCGGAGAATTCCTACGACTTCGTGGTCGACGAGCGCACCCTGCACGAGCTGTACCTGCCCGCCTTCGAAGCCGTCGTCCGCGCGGGCTGCGCCTCGGTGATGTCCGCCTACAACCACCTCAACGGCCCCTGGAACAGCGAGAACCACACCGTTCTCACCGACATCCTGCGCGGCGAGCTCGGCTTCGAGGGCTTCGTCACCTCCGACTGGGGCGCCACCCACTCCACGGCCGCCCTCCAAGCGGGCCTGGACATGCAGATGTGGGACGGCTCCCACTTCGGCGAGCCCCTGAAGAAGGCCATCACGGACGGCTCCCTACCGGTGGCGGCCCTGGACACGGCGGTCTCCCGGATCCTCGGCCGGTACGACGCGTTCGGCATGCTCGACGGCAGCCGCGTGCCCGCCCGCGAGCGGATCGACGTCGAGGCGGGCGCCCGCCTCGCCCGCGAGGTCGCCGTCCAGGGCGCCGTGCTGCTCGCCAACGACGGCGGACTCCCGCTCTCCCGCGCGGCCCTGCGCGACCTCGCCCCCATCGGCCCCACCGCGGGCCAGGTCGCCGTCTCGGTCTCCGGCGAACGCGCCTACGGCTTCGAGGACCGCATGGTCAGCCCCCTGGACGCGCTGCGCCGCACGTCGGGCCGGAAGATCGCCTACGAGGTGGGCGTCGACCTCACGGGGACGGCCGTGCCCGCGTCCGTGTTCCCCGGCGGGCTGACCCGTAAGGGCGGCGGCACGGACGAGACCATCGACTTCACCGGCGACGACGCGCTGCCCGTGGGCACGGCCGCCGAGTGGACCGGCACCCTCGTGCCGCCCGCCACGGGGGAGTACGCGCTGAACATCCAGGGCTGGGGCGCGGCCGTCTCGCTGAGCCTGGACGGCGAGGAGCTCGCCACCGCGTCCGGCGTGCGGGACGCCTTCACCCGTAAATGGTCCTCGATCGTGCCCACGACGGACGGCCTCGACAACGGCAGGGCGGCGCCGGTGAAACTCACCGCGGGCCGCTCCTACGCCCTGGTCGTCAAGGCCACCGGATGGGACGAGACCGTCGTCGAACGCGTCCCCGTCCAGGTCAGGTTCGCCTGGGTCACACCGGAGCGGCGGGCCGCGCGCATCGCGGCGGCGGCCCGGCTCGCCCGGCGCGTGCACACGCCCGTCGTCTTCGCCTACAACGGCGAGGGCGGCGCGCTCGGCGGCAGCGGCGACCTCACCACGCTCGCCCTGCCCGCCCACCAGGACGAACTGATCGCGGCCGTCGCGGCGGCCAACCGGCGCACCGTCGTCGTGCTCAACACCGGAGGGCCCGTCACGATGCCGTGGCGCCGGGACGTCCGCGCGGTCCTGCACGCCGGGTACGTCGGCCAGGAAGGCGGCTGGTCCACCGCCGACCTGCTGCTCGGCCGCGCCAACCCCGGCGGCAAGTCCATCGTCACCTGGCCGAAGAAGGAGAGCGACCACCCGACGCTCGACCCGGCCCACCCCGAGCGCTACTACGGGGTCGAGGGCACCGTCACGTACAGCGAAGGCGTCTTCACCGGCTACCGGGGCTTCGACAAGGCGGGCACCGAACCGCTCTTCCCGTTCGGACACGGCCTGTCCTACACGGAGTTCGGCTACTCGGGGCTCTCCGTGCGGCGCGCGGGCCCGGAGTACGAGGTGTCCTTCACGGTGACCAACCGCGGGCACCGCGAAGGCGCCGAAGTGCCGCAGGTGTACGTCGGGCCGCCCCGGCACGCTGGCGTGGAGCTGCCTTTGAAGACGCTCGCCGCCTTCGAGCGGGTGGAGCTGCGGCCCGGCCGCTCCCGGCGGGTCACGCTGCGCGTGGCTGAGCGGCAGCTCTCCTACTGGGACACCGGGCGTGGACGCTGGGTGCGCCCCGCGGGGAGGCGCGCGGTGTACGTCGGGGCATCGTCGCGTGACATCCGGCTGACCGGCACCCTGCACTAG
- a CDS encoding TetR/AcrR family transcriptional regulator produces the protein MTPAAPRRYAAAEPRRAAIVEAALGRFAQAGYLNASLARIAADAGTSAPVIAHHFGSKDRLLMAVLEAREERTARTFGPLQEAVRGEDVRELFRAVLALAEYNLTQPGLIQLYTRLSAEAGDPAHPAHGYFTERYERVAGVIADALRRSLAAGQLRPDTDPVLVAREILAVSDGLQVQWAFTGGRLDFMALYRAHLDRLARAVTVDGTGLAEPAGG, from the coding sequence GTGACCCCGGCGGCTCCGCGGCGGTACGCCGCCGCGGAGCCGCGCAGGGCCGCCATCGTGGAGGCGGCCCTCGGCCGCTTCGCGCAGGCGGGCTATCTGAACGCCTCGCTCGCCAGGATCGCCGCCGACGCGGGCACGTCCGCGCCGGTGATCGCGCACCACTTCGGCTCCAAGGACCGCCTGTTGATGGCGGTCCTCGAAGCCCGCGAGGAGCGCACGGCCCGTACGTTCGGGCCGCTCCAGGAGGCCGTGCGGGGCGAGGACGTGCGGGAGCTGTTCCGCGCGGTCCTCGCCCTCGCGGAGTACAACCTCACCCAGCCGGGCCTGATCCAGCTCTACACCCGCCTCTCCGCGGAGGCAGGCGACCCCGCCCATCCGGCGCACGGCTACTTCACCGAGCGGTACGAACGGGTTGCCGGCGTCATCGCCGACGCGCTGCGCCGCTCCCTGGCAGCGGGCCAGCTGCGCCCCGACACCGATCCCGTCCTGGTGGCCCGCGAGATCCTCGCGGTCTCGGACGGCCTCCAGGTCCAGTGGGCGTTCACCGGGGGCCGCCTGGACTTCATGGCGCTGTACCGGGCCCATCTGGACCGGCTGGCCCGTGCCGTCACGGTGGACGGCACGGGCCTCGCGGAGCCGGCCGGGGGCTAG